The following proteins are co-located in the Nocardia bhagyanarayanae genome:
- a CDS encoding DUF2461 domain-containing protein, with the protein MSGFGGFPLAGLDFYEDLEADNSKAFWNAHKAVYEDAVKAPMVALTAELEADFGTAKIFRPYRDVRFAKDKSPYKTAQGAVVGTAPGVGWYVQISAAGLFVGGGFYSGTPAQVAQLRAAVDDDVRGPELEKILAKLTKAGFTIGGDKLKTKPKGYEADHPRIDLLRHKSLTASRQFGAPEWLETPRVAKEVRKAWETMRPFIDRLTSIVGPANA; encoded by the coding sequence ATGAGTGGTTTCGGTGGATTTCCGTTGGCCGGGCTCGATTTCTACGAGGACTTGGAGGCCGACAACTCCAAGGCGTTCTGGAACGCGCACAAGGCGGTGTACGAGGACGCGGTGAAAGCGCCGATGGTCGCGCTGACCGCGGAACTGGAAGCCGACTTCGGCACCGCGAAGATCTTCCGTCCCTATCGCGACGTGCGCTTCGCCAAGGACAAGTCCCCGTACAAGACGGCGCAGGGCGCCGTGGTCGGCACCGCGCCGGGCGTCGGCTGGTACGTGCAGATCAGCGCCGCAGGGCTGTTCGTCGGCGGCGGGTTCTATTCCGGAACCCCGGCCCAGGTCGCGCAGCTGCGCGCCGCGGTCGATGACGACGTGCGCGGTCCGGAGCTGGAGAAGATCCTCGCGAAGCTGACCAAGGCGGGGTTCACCATCGGCGGTGACAAGCTGAAGACCAAGCCCAAGGGCTACGAGGCGGACCACCCGCGCATCGACCTGCTGCGGCACAAATCCCTGACCGCGAGCCGCCAATTCGGCGCACCCGAATGGCTGGAGACGCCGCGCGTGGCCAAGGAGGTGCGCAAGGCCTGGGAGACGATGCGCCCGTTCATCGATCGGCTGACCTCGATCGTCGGACCGGCGAACGCGTAG
- the egtC gene encoding ergothioneine biosynthesis protein EgtC, with product MCRHLGYVGPPTSVGELLTRGTHSLRTQAWAPKEMRGGGTINADGFGVAWWRNGSGGAPEASRYRNPDPIWTDPAVEEVLPQLVSGAVLGSIRSATVGMPVERAACAPFVDGRWAFSHNGAIPEWRRVLTAVTSDLDVAATRAGATRLFETARLLEAEAATDSAALWVLLRDLLRSTESGDYAKSPATALRLLVDAVLRHMPTARLNLLIGDGEQVWATTVHHALSAFVTDDVAILSSEPYDDDPRWQPIPDRKLVFARPGVLSIEELTPPDTERSTP from the coding sequence ATGTGCCGGCACCTGGGCTATGTCGGCCCGCCGACGTCTGTCGGCGAATTGCTCACCCGCGGTACGCATTCCCTGCGCACACAGGCGTGGGCGCCCAAGGAGATGCGCGGCGGCGGCACCATCAACGCCGATGGTTTCGGTGTCGCGTGGTGGCGGAACGGTTCGGGCGGTGCCCCGGAGGCCAGCCGCTACCGCAATCCCGATCCCATCTGGACCGATCCAGCGGTGGAAGAGGTGCTGCCCCAGCTGGTTTCGGGTGCGGTGCTCGGCTCGATCCGCTCGGCCACCGTGGGGATGCCCGTCGAACGGGCCGCCTGCGCGCCCTTCGTCGACGGACGGTGGGCCTTCAGCCACAACGGCGCGATTCCGGAGTGGCGACGGGTGCTCACCGCGGTCACCTCGGACCTCGACGTGGCCGCGACCCGCGCCGGCGCGACCCGCCTCTTCGAGACCGCCCGGCTGCTCGAGGCCGAGGCGGCGACCGATTCCGCCGCCCTGTGGGTGCTGCTGCGAGATCTTCTGCGCTCCACGGAATCCGGCGATTACGCGAAGAGTCCGGCGACCGCGTTGCGTCTGCTGGTCGACGCCGTGCTCCGGCACATGCCGACGGCCCGGCTCAACCTGCTGATCGGCGACGGCGAACAGGTGTGGGCCACCACGGTGCACCACGCGCTGTCCGCGTTCGTCACCGACGACGTCGCCATCCTCTCCTCCGAACCGTACGACGACGATCCGCGCTGGCAGCCGATTCCCGACCGGAAACTGGTGTTCGCCAGGCCCGGGGTGCTCTCGATCGAGGAGCTGACCCCGCCCGATACCGAAAGGTCCACGCCATGA
- the egtA gene encoding ergothioneine biosynthesis glutamate--cysteine ligase EgtA: protein MAITLEHPESARQTIEPGDLSSRAAAEAYVGGVCFKLGPPMLIGAELEWLTVQGECSASGPATAPRPQLSAFAAALGPHAPRSIAPDSPALPLPGGSRVTLEPGGQIELSSAPYATAAELCERLIGDARLLRELLETRCIRTLSLSADADRRPKRVLQLPRYRAMEQSFGGIGPFGKLMMCNTAATQVSVDAGTDRAEVTARWTALYAMGPALVAAFACSPALRGAPDGAWASQRMRAWLRLDNARTRPPVQEWSDPVTAYARWALDVPLLCVRRPDAPSDGNGVEWTAPPGATFADWLSGALDDEIGRRPDTADLDYHLTTLFPQVRASGHLEVRYLDAQPGDTWTVPVHAFDALLSAPAVVAEATALAAPVAGRWLQAARHGLVDTEIRKVAVELLALAAAHARTPSAARELDDASQRCRDGRTPAHTRVEAAS from the coding sequence ATGGCGATCACGCTCGAACATCCGGAATCGGCCAGGCAAACCATCGAGCCCGGCGATCTGTCCTCGCGGGCGGCTGCCGAGGCCTACGTCGGTGGTGTCTGCTTCAAGCTGGGCCCGCCGATGCTGATCGGCGCCGAGCTCGAGTGGCTCACCGTGCAGGGTGAGTGTTCGGCGTCCGGGCCCGCCACGGCCCCCCGCCCGCAGCTGTCTGCCTTCGCAGCCGCGCTCGGACCGCACGCACCGCGGTCCATCGCCCCCGATTCTCCGGCGCTTCCGCTGCCAGGGGGCAGCCGGGTCACCCTCGAACCCGGCGGTCAGATCGAACTCTCCAGCGCACCGTATGCCACCGCCGCCGAGCTGTGCGAGCGTTTGATCGGCGACGCCCGCCTCCTGCGCGAGCTGCTCGAAACCCGGTGCATCCGAACACTTTCCCTCTCCGCCGACGCCGACCGCCGCCCGAAGCGGGTGTTGCAGTTGCCCCGCTACCGCGCCATGGAGCAGTCCTTCGGCGGAATCGGCCCCTTCGGCAAGCTGATGATGTGCAATACCGCGGCCACCCAGGTCAGCGTGGACGCGGGCACCGACCGCGCCGAGGTCACCGCCAGATGGACCGCGCTCTACGCCATGGGCCCTGCCCTGGTCGCCGCCTTCGCCTGTTCGCCCGCGCTGCGCGGCGCGCCCGACGGCGCGTGGGCCTCCCAGCGGATGCGCGCCTGGCTGCGCCTGGACAACGCCAGAACCCGCCCGCCGGTGCAGGAATGGTCCGACCCGGTGACCGCCTATGCCCGCTGGGCGCTGGACGTGCCGCTGCTGTGCGTCCGCAGACCCGACGCGCCGTCGGACGGCAACGGCGTCGAGTGGACGGCCCCGCCGGGCGCGACCTTCGCCGACTGGCTGTCCGGCGCGCTGGACGACGAGATCGGACGCCGTCCCGACACCGCCGACCTCGACTATCACCTGACGACCCTGTTTCCGCAGGTACGCGCTTCGGGTCATCTGGAGGTCCGCTACCTGGACGCGCAGCCGGGCGACACCTGGACTGTCCCGGTCCACGCGTTCGACGCGCTGCTGTCCGCGCCCGCCGTCGTCGCCGAGGCGACCGCGCTCGCCGCGCCCGTGGCGGGCCGGTGGCTGCAGGCGGCCCGCCACGGTCTCGTCGACACGGAGATCAGGAAGGTCGCCGTCGAGCTGCTGGCCCTCGCCGCCGCGCACGCCCGCACGCCCTCGGCGGCCCGCGAACTCGACGACGCCTCGCAACGATGTCGCGACGGCCGCACCCCGGCCCACACCCGGGTGGAGGCCGCGTCGTGA
- a CDS encoding ribonuclease Z: protein MSQRELVVLGTASQVPTKHRNHNGYLLRWGAEGVLFDPGEGTQRQMAFAGLAAGDITRIAVTHFHGDHCLGLPGIVQRINLDRVAHPVDVYYPASGEVYFERLCNATAFYRTVELRARPIAGAGALPAPDAPFGIEAVPLSHPVEAFGYRLTEPSGHRMLPERLRARGVRGPDVGRLQREGSLVVDGTTVTLAEVSEPRPGQSFAFVMDTRLCDGVHQLASGVDVLVIEATFLDADAHLADEYGHLTAGQAARVAAEAGAHTLVLTHFSQRYRTLDAHRAEAEKYFTGDLFIAEDLARIPFPPRR from the coding sequence ATGTCGCAGCGCGAGCTGGTCGTCCTCGGCACCGCCAGCCAGGTGCCGACCAAGCACCGCAACCACAACGGCTATCTGCTGCGCTGGGGTGCGGAAGGCGTGCTGTTCGATCCCGGCGAGGGGACCCAACGGCAGATGGCGTTCGCCGGGCTGGCGGCGGGCGACATCACGCGGATCGCGGTAACGCATTTCCACGGCGATCACTGCCTCGGGCTGCCCGGCATCGTGCAGCGGATCAATCTGGATCGGGTCGCGCACCCGGTGGACGTCTACTACCCCGCGTCCGGCGAGGTGTATTTCGAGCGGTTGTGCAATGCGACGGCGTTCTACCGGACCGTCGAGCTGCGGGCGCGTCCGATCGCGGGGGCGGGTGCGTTGCCCGCGCCCGACGCGCCCTTCGGGATCGAAGCGGTGCCGCTGTCGCATCCGGTCGAGGCGTTCGGCTACCGGCTGACCGAGCCTTCCGGGCATCGGATGCTGCCGGAACGGCTGCGCGCCCGCGGTGTGCGCGGGCCCGATGTCGGCCGGTTGCAACGCGAGGGTTCACTCGTCGTCGACGGCACGACCGTCACGTTGGCCGAAGTCAGCGAACCCCGGCCGGGGCAGAGCTTCGCCTTCGTCATGGACACCCGCCTGTGCGACGGCGTGCACCAATTGGCTTCCGGCGTGGACGTTCTGGTGATCGAGGCGACCTTCCTCGACGCCGACGCCCACCTCGCCGACGAATACGGCCACCTCACCGCGGGCCAAGCCGCCCGCGTCGCCGCCGAAGCTGGCGCCCACACCCTCGTCCTCACCCACTTCTCCCAGCGCTACCGCACCCTCGACGCCCACCGCGCCGAAGCGGAGAAGTACTTCACCGGCGACCTTTTCATCGCCGAAGACCTGGCGCGAATCCCCTTCCCCCCGCGGCGCTAG
- a CDS encoding aminotransferase class V-fold PLP-dependent enzyme, producing MLDEKRVREETPGCRSDTGLVFLDSAGSSLPPQIVLDTVVDHLRREAEIGGYRAANERLDDLAAVKTAIGALINADPSAIALSDSATRSWADFFYSVPLGPGDRVLISGSDYASNAIAAIQRARAVGATVEQIPSDGSGQLDLDAMAELVDERVKLVSVLHAPTNGGLVNPAAEATRIAHSVGALVLLDACQSAGQIPIDVAELGVDALSVTGRKWLRGPRGTGFLYVRPELAATMEPQRLDLHSAEWTGPEEYRLAPDAGRFEFWECDVAARLGLGAAVRYLLDLGPENVYAAIGARAEYLRKALPEIDGVTVRDNGVRHSGIVSFTVDGVSAAEVRDRLAAQNITVTVSFASSTLLDMTARGLDAVVRASPHCFVSFEELDRFVAAVAAL from the coding sequence ATGTTGGACGAGAAGCGGGTACGCGAAGAGACGCCGGGCTGCCGGTCCGATACCGGGCTGGTCTTCCTCGACAGCGCGGGTTCCTCGCTCCCGCCCCAAATCGTCCTGGATACCGTCGTCGACCACCTGCGCCGGGAGGCCGAGATCGGCGGCTACCGCGCCGCCAACGAACGCCTCGACGACCTCGCCGCGGTCAAGACCGCGATCGGCGCGCTGATCAACGCCGACCCGAGCGCCATCGCCCTCAGCGACAGCGCGACACGCTCCTGGGCCGACTTCTTCTATTCCGTCCCCCTCGGACCTGGCGACCGCGTGCTCATCTCCGGTTCGGACTACGCGAGCAACGCCATCGCGGCGATCCAGCGGGCCCGCGCGGTCGGCGCCACGGTCGAGCAGATCCCCAGCGACGGCAGCGGGCAGCTGGATCTGGACGCGATGGCCGAGCTGGTCGACGAGCGGGTGAAGCTGGTGTCGGTGCTGCACGCGCCGACCAACGGCGGGCTGGTGAATCCGGCCGCCGAGGCGACCAGGATCGCGCACTCGGTGGGTGCGCTGGTGTTGCTCGACGCCTGCCAGTCGGCGGGGCAGATCCCGATCGACGTGGCCGAGCTCGGCGTCGACGCGCTCTCGGTCACCGGGCGCAAGTGGCTCCGCGGGCCGCGCGGCACCGGATTCCTCTATGTACGTCCGGAATTGGCCGCCACGATGGAACCGCAGCGGCTGGATCTGCACAGCGCCGAGTGGACCGGTCCCGAGGAGTACCGGCTCGCGCCGGACGCCGGCCGCTTCGAGTTCTGGGAGTGCGACGTGGCCGCCCGGCTCGGGCTCGGCGCCGCCGTTCGGTACCTGCTCGACCTCGGGCCGGAGAACGTCTACGCCGCGATCGGCGCGCGGGCGGAGTACCTGCGCAAAGCGTTGCCCGAGATCGACGGAGTCACCGTGCGCGACAACGGCGTCCGGCACAGCGGCATCGTCTCGTTCACCGTCGACGGGGTGTCCGCCGCCGAGGTGCGCGATCGGCTCGCGGCCCAGAACATCACCGTGACGGTCAGTTTCGCCAGTTCCACCCTGCTGGACATGACCGCGCGCGGGCTGGACGCGGTGGTGCGCGCGTCGCCGCACTGTTTCGTCTCCTTCGAGGAACTGGACCGGTTCGTGGCCGCCGTCGCCGCCCTCTGA
- the egtB gene encoding ergothioneine biosynthesis protein EgtB: MTTFAPTDHSGTERLRERIAEVLTTARARTLGLTDVVDEAELVAQHSRLMSPLVWDLAHIGNQEELWLVRDVGGRDPVRADIDELYDAFKHARAKRPGLPLLNPSEARGYVGTVRDKVLDVLDSSALRGNRLVDGGFAFGMIAQHEQQHDETMLATHQLRTGAAVLAAPSAPAAAVAVSGEVIIPAGEFTMGTSTDPWALDNERPAHRVHVPAFAIDAAPVTNEQYLAFIDDGGYERPELWSERGWAHRTEAGLVAPQFWDRDPAGHWWRRVFGVMTPLRPRQPVLHVCWFEAEAYANWAGKRLPTEAEWEKAARYDPDTGAERRYPWGDAEPDSATANLGQRHLEPAEVGAYPAGASPAGVHQLIGDVWEWTSSGFEAYPGFRAFPYKEYSEVFFGGDYRVLRGGSFGTDPVACRGTFRNWDHPIRRQIFSGFRLARDLGRDEI; the protein is encoded by the coding sequence GTGACCACTTTCGCCCCCACCGACCATTCCGGCACCGAGCGACTCCGCGAGCGGATCGCCGAGGTGCTCACCACCGCACGCGCCAGGACACTCGGCCTGACCGACGTCGTCGACGAGGCCGAACTCGTCGCCCAGCATTCCCGGCTGATGAGCCCGCTGGTCTGGGACCTCGCGCACATCGGCAACCAGGAGGAGCTGTGGCTGGTGCGCGACGTGGGCGGACGTGATCCCGTCCGCGCCGACATCGACGAGCTCTACGACGCCTTCAAACACGCGCGGGCGAAGCGCCCCGGGTTGCCGCTGCTGAATCCCAGCGAGGCGCGCGGCTACGTCGGCACCGTCCGCGACAAGGTGCTCGACGTGCTCGACAGCAGCGCCCTACGGGGAAACCGTTTGGTGGACGGCGGTTTCGCGTTCGGCATGATCGCCCAGCACGAACAGCAGCACGACGAGACCATGCTGGCCACGCACCAGTTGCGAACGGGCGCCGCGGTGCTCGCCGCGCCGAGCGCACCCGCCGCGGCGGTCGCGGTCTCCGGCGAGGTGATCATCCCGGCGGGCGAGTTCACCATGGGCACCTCCACCGATCCGTGGGCGCTGGACAACGAACGTCCCGCGCACCGGGTGCATGTGCCCGCCTTCGCGATCGATGCCGCGCCGGTCACCAACGAGCAGTACCTGGCCTTCATCGACGACGGTGGCTACGAACGCCCCGAGTTGTGGTCCGAGCGCGGCTGGGCGCACCGCACCGAGGCCGGACTGGTGGCGCCCCAGTTCTGGGACCGCGATCCGGCCGGACACTGGTGGCGGCGGGTCTTCGGCGTGATGACCCCGCTGCGTCCGCGCCAGCCGGTGCTGCACGTCTGCTGGTTCGAGGCCGAGGCCTACGCCAACTGGGCGGGCAAGCGACTGCCCACCGAAGCCGAATGGGAGAAGGCCGCGCGGTACGACCCCGACACCGGCGCCGAACGCCGCTACCCGTGGGGCGACGCCGAACCGGACTCCGCCACAGCCAATCTCGGACAGCGCCATCTCGAACCGGCCGAGGTCGGCGCGTACCCGGCCGGCGCGTCGCCCGCGGGCGTGCACCAGCTGATCGGCGACGTCTGGGAGTGGACGTCCTCGGGCTTCGAGGCCTACCCCGGCTTCCGCGCGTTCCCCTACAAGGAGTACTCCGAGGTGTTCTTCGGCGGCGACTATCGCGTGCTGCGCGGCGGTTCGTTCGGCACCGATCCGGTGGCCTGCCGCGGCACCTTCCGCAACTGGGACCATCCGATTCGCCGCCAGATCTTCTCCGGTTTCCGCCTCGCCCGCGACCTGGGGCGGGACGAGATCTGA
- the egtD gene encoding L-histidine N(alpha)-methyltransferase, with amino-acid sequence MTAPTLEVHLSDEDLTTALRADARRGLTADPKWLPPKWFYDARGSELFERITELPEYYPTRTERALLERVVGDIARIAQAEVLVELGAGSAHKTRLLLSALTAEGPLKTYVPQDVSSAALRAAAEQVAAEFPALGVHGVVSDFTDTLRNLPRGGRRMIAFLGGTIGNLVPGERAEFLAGIREVLEPGEQLLLGAGLVIDPDVLVPAYDDAAGVTAEFNRNVLHVLNHRLRADFDPDKFAHVALWDAEREWIEMRLAATEDMTVTVADLDLTVHFARGEQLRTEISAKFRVDGLDAELTAAGFRTERVWTDDDDRFALVLAARI; translated from the coding sequence ATGACCGCACCGACGCTGGAAGTCCATCTCTCCGACGAGGATCTCACGACGGCACTGCGGGCCGACGCCAGGCGCGGGCTCACCGCCGATCCGAAGTGGCTGCCGCCCAAGTGGTTCTACGACGCCCGCGGCAGCGAACTGTTCGAGCGCATCACCGAACTGCCCGAGTACTACCCCACGCGCACCGAACGCGCCCTGCTGGAACGGGTGGTCGGCGACATCGCGCGGATCGCGCAGGCCGAAGTCCTCGTCGAACTCGGCGCGGGCTCGGCGCACAAGACCCGCCTGCTGCTTTCCGCGTTGACCGCCGAGGGGCCGCTGAAGACCTATGTGCCGCAGGACGTCTCGTCGGCGGCGCTGCGGGCGGCGGCCGAGCAGGTCGCCGCGGAGTTTCCCGCGCTCGGCGTGCACGGCGTGGTCAGCGATTTCACCGACACCCTGCGCAACCTGCCGCGCGGCGGCCGCCGGATGATCGCGTTCCTCGGCGGCACCATCGGCAATCTGGTGCCCGGCGAGCGCGCCGAGTTCCTCGCCGGCATCCGGGAGGTGCTCGAGCCGGGCGAGCAGCTGTTGCTCGGGGCCGGGCTGGTCATCGATCCGGACGTGCTCGTTCCCGCCTACGACGACGCGGCCGGGGTCACCGCCGAGTTCAACCGAAACGTCCTGCACGTGCTCAACCACCGCTTGCGGGCGGACTTCGATCCCGACAAGTTCGCGCACGTCGCGCTGTGGGACGCCGAGCGCGAGTGGATCGAGATGCGCCTCGCGGCGACCGAGGACATGACGGTCACCGTCGCCGATCTCGACCTCACGGTGCACTTCGCGCGCGGCGAGCAGTTGCGCACGGAGATCTCCGCGAAGTTCCGCGTCGACGGGCTCGATGCGGAGCTGACCGCCGCGGGATTCCGCACGGAGCGGGTGTGGACCGACGACGACGATCGCTTCGCCTTGGTACTCGCCGCGCGGATCTAG